The Gammaproteobacteria bacterium nucleotide sequence TGAGGCTATTGATAAGGGATGTCGGCATATTACCCATCTTTTTAATGCTATGTCAGGGTTGCATCATCGAAGTCCTGGCGTTGCGCTAGCTGCGTTAGAGCGCTCAGTGTTAGCAGAGATTATTGCAGATGGTGAACATGTTTCTTGGGAGATATTAAAGTTTGTGATGCGTATCAAAGGCCAGCATGAACTTTGTATTGTTACTGATAGTATGCGCGCAAAGTGTATGCCCGCGGGTGAATATGAACTGGGTGGACAAAAAGTTTATGTGACACAGCAAAGTGCATGCTTAGAAGATGGTACATTAGCCGGTAGCGTGTTGACGATGGAACAAGCCGTAAAAAATTTAATTGAACATCAGATTTGTAATTTGCATGAAGCAATTTTTTTAAGTTCAGTCAATCCTGCAAAACAATTAGGTATTTTTAATGAGGTTGGTAGCATTACACCAGGCAAATGCGCGGACTTGGTTGTCATCGATGAAAACTATCGAGTTGTTATGACGCTTTGCCGTGGAAAAATTGCGTATACCGCAGGTTAGTCTCACAACCACGTAAGCATTGTCTCACAAAAATACAAAATATGATTGCATAAAGAATAAAAAGTGTAAATTTTCTAATCTTGTCCATTTACATTCTGTTGGAAATGTGAATAATTGCGCATGTTAACAACAGCTGATCACATTTTGTATTCAGCTGTGCAGGTTAGGCACTATAACTTTCAGTGCTGTGGGAAATAACATCAAATTGGAGTGGATGTCACAATGGAAAATGTTCACATTGTAGAAAACGATCAAGTAACGGCGAATTTAACCTCATGCGTAGAGCAGTCTGTGGATCAATATTTACGAATATTGGATAATCCAGAAGTCGCTAATCTGTATGAGTTAGTTCTTGAGCAAATTGAAGAGCCTCTGTTGAAACGCGTACTTAAATATGTGCGTAGTAATCAAGTAAGAGCGGCAAAATTGCTAGGAATCTCACGCGGAACTTTACGCAAGAAGATGAAACGTTACGGAATGTTGTAAGATATCACTGCCGTTGGCGTAAGTAGTTTGCTAACGGCAGTTTATTAACTGGCAGAATAATAACTTATTATGTTTGGATATTCACTGCTAGAAATAATTGTCTCAGTTTTTGACATCATGGTTTAGAATTATAAGCGCACAAGAACAACATTAAGGTAATGCAGTCCAAGCTCTATTGCTCCGTATGTTACAAGGCTAAGAGCATACAATCCTATAAACCAGCGCCATTGGTGCCACTTTGTTGTTCGTTTTGCTTTTTTAGTATTCGAGTGCATCGGTTACTTTTCCTCGAAAAATATGATAAGAATACCAGGTATAAAAAAGCAGTACTGGCAGCATAATACATGCACCAATAGTCATGAAAAATAGTGACTCATGGCTAGAAGCGGCCTCCCATACAGTGACAATATGTGGAACGATATACGGCCACATGCTGTATCCAAATCCAAAAGCAGTGCAGCAAAAAATAACGACTGCAGTCCAATAAGGTATATTTTCCTTTTTAAAAAATAACCCTAATCCACAAATAATGAAAGAAAGTGTAGTAATTAATGGTAGTATTGCAAGTTCTGCAGTATGGCCAGAGTGGAACCATTTATCTTTTGTGAACTCATCAACAAACGGTGTCCATAAACTAATAATGATTAGCGCAATCCAAACGCAGAACAATGCGGCCTTAGCAATCCAGTATAATTTATCTTGTAGATCATGTTGTGTTTTAATAATCATGCGAGTTGCACCGAGTAGTGCGTAACCGAACACTAAACTTATTCCAGTGAACACACTAAAAGGATTAAGCCAGTTATAGGCAGGAATAATCATATCTTTTACTGAGCCGACAAATCCATTCACAAACGTGCCAATTACAAGTCCTTGCATAAAAGTCGCGACGATGCAGGCGAATATAAACAAACAATCCCATTTGTCGGTTTCTGTCCCTTTTGATTTTAATCGAAATTCAAAAACAACACCGCGGAAAATGAGGGCGATCAGCATAATAAATAGTGGAAAATAAAGTGTAGGAAGAATCATTGAGAATGCGAGTGGAAACGCACCATACAGCGAGGCTCCAGAAAGTACTAACCAGGTTTGATTGCCATCCCAAGTCGGCAGAACAGCGCTGTATAAGAGATGACGGTGTTGCTTATTTTTAATAAATGGAAGAATAATTCCCATTCCTAAGGTAAACCCATCAAGTAGTACATACATCAGAATGCAAAAAGCAATAATACTAATCCATCCTGCGGCCAAATAATTCATAGCAATTTCCTTATGATTTAATTGCCCATATAGCGAAACGGTTGATCACTCGCGTTGGGGGTTTGCATCGGACCTGCAGCAATAACTTTAAAAAGATATTTAAAATAAAAATAGCCAAAAATAACACCGTACACAATAATAATCAGCGCAAATGAGATAAGGATATGAGTTAAGCTGACCTTGGAAACAGCATCATCAGTTTTTAGTATGTCGTAAACTACCCAAGGTTGACGACCAGTTTCGGCGGTAATCCATCCAAACCAGAGGGCAATAAAGCCAATGGGAGCGCAAGCTATACAAGCTCGCAAGTACCATGCGCTATCATATAAATGCTTACGTAAAGCCAAATAACCTCCCCATAAAATAATCACAAACATGATTCCGGCTAATCCAACCATGATTCTAAAAGAAAAAAACGGCAGTGCGACAAAGGGACGATCTTCTTTTGCAACGGTATCAAGCCCGATAAGTGTTCCATTCCATTGGTGGGTATTGATGACAGAAGCCAAGTGGGGAATGGCGATACTCCAATAATTAGTTTCTGCATCTTGATCAGGAATTGCAAACAGTAATAATGGTGCGCCTGATTGTGTATGCCAGAGCCCTTCTAGGGCAGCGGTTTTAATCGGTTGATCGCGATGTATTTCTACGCCGACAGCATCTCCAACAAAAGCTTGTGCTGGAACCAAAATAAATAGAGCCGCCAAAGCGAAGCTAAAACATTTTTTAGAAAAGTCTAGATGTTGTTTTTGAAGAAGATAGTAAGCGCTGGTTCCTAAAATAACGAAAGCTGTTGTAATCCATGCGGCCAATAACATATGAATATAGCGAGGAATTACCGAGCGGTTTAGAATCACTTCTTTCCAATCTGTCACGACAAATTGCCCGTCTTTTAGCACAGCGCCATCAGGAGTTTGCATCCAAGAATTTGCTGATAAAATCCAAAAAGCGGAAACAATAACACCAGTAACTACCAGTAAAGTTGCAAAAAAATGTAGCTTGGGTCCGACACGATTCCATCCGAACAACATAACCCCCAGAAAGCCTGCTTCAATAAAAAACGCCGTTAATACTTCATAGGTAAAGAGAGGGCCCAGTACGCCGCCAACCATGAAAGTAAAACTATTCCAATTGGTTCCAAGCTGAAACTCCATCACAATGCCTGAAACAATACCCATGCCAAAAGTGAGCGCGAAAATTTTCGTCCAGAATTTACAAATAGCTAAGTATTGACGATTTTTTGTTTTTAAGTAGAGGCCTTCCATGATGGCGAGAAACATAGCAAGTCCAATGCTGAAGGAGGGAAAGAGAATATGAGAGCTCATTGTAAAAGCAAATTGTAATCGCGAAACTAATGCAACATCGATAGTCATGACTATGTCACTCCATTTTTTTGCGAGGCCGTTCATGCTAATATAGATCTTACTCGAAATTCAATGCTTTTTGGATAATTAGATGATTAATAAACAAAAAATTGCCGAATTACGTCGCGAATTTAATGCGGCGCCGATAATAGCCGAGGAGTTGCCGGAAGATCCTCACTCGCTTTTCGAGTTGTGGTTTGCGCAAGTATTAGAAGCAAAAATCGATGATCCAACCGCTTGTGTACTCGCTACAGTAGATGCGCAAGGCTTTCCTGATACACGAGTTATTCTCCTTAAGGACTATTCAAAAGAGAGGCTAGTTTTTTACACAAATTATTATAGCCAAAAAGCGGTACAGATATCTGCCTGTCCATGGGTAGCATTAAACTTTTATTGGCCCAGTTTGTTTCGCCAAGTGCGAATTCGAGGTAGCGTAGAAAAAATTGATCCTACTGAATCTGAAATTTATTTTCACAGTCGTCCACGCGATAGTCAGATTAGTGCTTATGCTTCTCATCAAAGTGCAACTACTACACGTGTTGCTTTAGAAACAGAGTTTCTGAAATACAAACAGCGTTTTGCCAATGATGAAATCATTCCCTGTCCAAAATTTTGGGGTGGGTATAGCATTCGGCCGATTGAGTTTGAATTCTGGCATGGCCGTAATCATCGTTTTCATGACAGAGTGAAATATTTGTTGAGAGATGGTGTTTGGATAAAACAAGTATTAGCGCCGTAAATTTGCCTTTTGCCAGAGATTTTGGCAGAATCAGCTCCTGTAAAAACTCTAGATGAATCGTTGAAAGAGGAAGAAAATGCAAACCAAATTAAAAATTCTTGCCCTAACTATAATACTGGCTAGTGTGTCTTCTGCGTTTGCAGATAGTACTTATATTGATAATGCAGGTTCAATACAGACAGATAGTTCAGCTGAGGAACATAATAGTGTTGGTGTGGCACTGGCGTATAACCAGAACATTTATGAGGGAGTTGGAAATAAAATTAGACCTTTTCCACTTTTGAATGTGACTTACGACAATTTTTTCCTTAGAGGAAGTATGGCAGGTTATAACGCTTATCAGGATGAGAGCCTGACGTTTGCGTTTGTTGTTCAACCTCAATTTGGTGGATACACCTCCGATAGTAGCAATGATTTAGAAGGCATGGACGATACTTCTTATTTGATTAATACCGGTGTGCAAGCGCAATATCGTTTAATGCCATTTATCTTAACTGTGTCAGGGTTGCATGATGTGACGGGCCGCACCAATGGAAATACAGCTTCTGCTAGAATAACCGTGGTGGTTCCTCTTGATGATAGGCGCTTTGCTCTTATTCCCTCGATTACCGCTACTTGGCAAGATAGTAATATTACTGATTACTACTATGGTGTTTCTAGCAGTGAATCAACATCCACCCGACCGGAGTACGAACCTGATTCTGCGCTTAATTTAGCGTATGGCTTAATCATGAAATATAAACTTTCGGAAAACTGGGCGGCTACACTAGGTTATATTCTGACTCAGTATGATGATAGCATTGCGGATAGTCCTATTGTCAGTCAAAAATATGCTTCAACCGCATTAGCAGGGATTAGTTATATATTTTAGATTAGGCTTTCTTTGTACACATCAGTGCAAGCAGCATACAAAGGCTGCATGCAATAAAGTATAAGGCAAGTGGTAGCTGCGTTTCGGAAGGAAGAATTGCAGCTACACTTGTCGCAATAGAAGAAAGAAACATTTGAAGGGCGCCATAAGCTGCGCCGGCAACTCCAGCAATATGCCCAAAATTCTGAAATGCTTGTGAAAAAGCATTCGGAAAAATAAACCCCATGCCGATGAACGTAATAAAAAGCGGAATTAGTATCACGTAGACATTCATAATGCCGAATAAAGCAAACGTCAGCATTACCAGTGACCCTGTCAAAACTAAAAGAACTGCAAAAACAGTCAGCTGAAAGGCATTAAAAGTGCCGGTAAAATAATTGTTTAAAAACGCCCCCGTAGGCATGAAAAAAATACCGAATATTGCTAGCCAACCATATTGCACCGGAGTTAATCCAAGTTGATGTTGAAAAAGAAATGCCCCTACCGATAGATAACCAAAAATCATTCCTAAAGAAAGGCCGGCACAAGCTGCGTAACCGACGAAATTTTTATCTTTGAAGCATTCCGAATAGCTTTTTAAGATATTTTTTAGTGAGAAACGATGTCGACGTTCTGAGTGCAAGGATTCTGGAAAAGACCAAGAAAAAAGTATGAATCCTATTAATCCCATCACCGTGAGCAAGAAAAAGCTGGCACGCCAGCCAAATAAATCTTGAAGATAGCCACCTGTGATCGGGGCGAGAGGCGGAGTCATGGTGGCAGTAATAGTAACAATCGAGCCTATGCGAGCAAGTGCTTTGCCTTCATGAAAGTCACGCATGATACTTCTAAAAAGGCCTGTACACGCAATACCTGCTCCCTGAATAAATCTTCCTAAGAGTAAGCAATGGATATCAGAAGCAAAGCTACAAATGACACCGCCCAGCGCAAATACAAGATAGCCACTGACAAGTGCTTTTTTTCGACCAAAAACATCAGAAAGAGGACCATAAACAAATTGGAATAGACTCATGCCTAGTAAATAGAGTGATACTGAGTATTGAGTCGTATGTTTGCTAACATTGAAATATGCTGCCATAGCAGGCAAGGAAGGCAGAAAATTATCGCTTCCAAATTGTGCTATTACCGCCATGAAGGTAACGTAAAGAATAAGTTTTGAGGTTTTAATTGGCATAAGTGCTCCAGAAGGAAATTATGACATAATTTTCCTCTTAGATGCTAGAAAAAGCCTAAAATATGATAATATCCTACTAATTTTTTAAAACTAAAGTGTAGGACATGGCACATATTCTGACTATCCAATCTCATGTTGTTTATGGACATGCTGGTAATGCGGCAGCAGTTTTCTCGATGCAACGTTTGGGGCATGAAGTTAGTATATTAAATTTACTGCAATTTTCTAATCATACCGGCTATGGCGCCTGGGGTGGTAGAGCCATTTCGGCAGATGAACTGAAAGAGGTTTTTGGTGGCTTGAAAGCAGTGGGAGCCATTTCTAAGTTTGATGGTATTGTTTCAGGATACATTAGAGATGTAGAGCAAGCACAAGCTATTTATGATTTTGTTGTCGACGTTAAAGCAAATTATCCACATGTTATTTACTGCTGTGACCCAGTGATGGGAGATGAGCGTCCGGGCATGTATGTTAAACCAGAAGTAGCCGCTTTTCAGCAATCACATCTTGTTCCATTGGCAGATTGGATAGCCCCGAATCGTTTTGAGTTATCGCATCTTGCGGGTAAGTCTTTGGTGACCAATATACAAGATACTACTGAAGCATGTGCTGCACTTTTTGATAATAATAAACAAGGCATACTCGCCACCAGTATTGCAGATAGCGCTGGTATGACTGGTTTGTTATTAATGACAAGGAAAGGCGTATATCATTGCGAAACACCTAAATATGAATTAATTCGCACTGTACACGGGACGGGCGATGCTACTACTGCAATGTTTTTAAGTCATCTTTTGAAAGGGAATGACCCTGTGGAGGCGATGGAAAAAACAGCGAATACTATGCACGATATTACTCAATATAGCTTCAAAAATCAGCTGACTGAGCTTGGAATTGTTGCTTGTCAGGAAAAAATTGCAAATCCTGCTCGTGTATATCAAGTGAAAAAGGTGTAATGTCGCAAGTAATCTCATGGGTTGTTAGGTTAAAAATAACACAATTGACTTCTCAACGGGATGTATTTATTTGTCTGGCCGGGAGGCGAAATCAAATTATAATAATAGAAAACCAAACGATTGTAACAGCTGATTTCCAAATAATGATATAAGAACGCCAGCCTCCTGGTAATGTAAGCAACAACTCCATTTAAGAGTTGTAAACACCGCCAAGCAATCCAGGTTGATGTGATCCCGTAATGTTTTTTAAATCTAAAAAATGATTTTCCAAGCGCAATTTAGCTAACCAAGCAAATAACATTGCTTCTAACCAATTGCTTGGAACACCATGCTCGTCAGTCAGAGAAACTGTAAACTGTTTCCCGAGCAATGTTTTTATTCGATCAACTAAAGCATTATTATGTGCGCCGCCGCCACAAAGCAGAACATCACATTGCGACGTAGTCGCCAGCTTAAGAGTTTGGTTCGCAATGCTTTGTGCAGTGAGTTCTAATAGCGTACGTTGTGTATCGACTGGATTGATAGTGCTATTGAGCCAGTTAAGATGAAAATATTCTGGGCCAGTGCTTTTGGGAGGATTTTTAGAAAAATACGGATCGTTTAGTAAACGCGACAAAAGCGCGTTATTCACTTGTCCTTGTATTGCCCATTGGCCATTTTCATCAAAAGAGCGATTAATATGTTGGCGGCACCATGCGTCCATTAAATTGTTGCCGGGTCCGGTATCAAATCCAACGATATTTGCTTGGGGGTCAGCGGGTAGATAAGTGATATTCGCGATGCCGCCAATATTGATCACCATTGTATCATGTTGCGTGTTTTGAAAAAGATAGCGATGAAACGCAGGTGCTAATGGCGCTCCCTGGCCTCCTAGAGCTATATCCATGCGCCTAAAGTCAGCCACTGTAGGGATATTTGTCAGAGCAGCGATAGTGTTGGGATCACCGATTTGTAGCGTGAAGGGGACTTTGCTAGTGGGGTGATGTCGAATCGTTTGTCCGTGACTGCCAATGGCGATGATATCATCCGCGCTCAGATTGGCATGGTGTAGCAGTTTAATGGCTGCCTGAGCAAAAAGCCGCCCCCATTCAATATCTGCCTCACCAAACCGGTTGATTTCATTCTCTCCCGGAACGCATAATAGGCGAGTTTTCTCCCTAAGGGGCTCTGGGATGGGTTCAGCATGATAAGCTATTAATTTAGGCTTGCTCTCGCTGAAATCAACAATGGCAGCATCCACGGCATCCATGCTTGTGCCGGAGAGTAGGCCGATATAATACTTGGACATAGTACGCTCCCTGATAAAGGAGCATTTTAGCAAGCAGTAGTAATAAGACAAGGTAAAAAAATGAATGAACAAGCAGCGATAGAGCTTTTAAAGCGTGGGACAGAAGAAATTATTTCTGAAGCTGAATTATTAGAGCGCTTAAAATCAGGCCATTTTAAAAAGGGCGGGCCTTTACGGGTTAAAGCTGGGTTTGATCCTACTGCTCCAGATTTGCATTTAGGGCATACGGTATTGTTGAATAAATTAAAACATTTTCAAGACTTAGGCCATCAAGTTATTTTTTTGATTGGTGATTTTACTGGTATGATTGGTGATCCAACCGGGAAGAACGTCACACGAAAGCCACTTACTCGTGAAGAAGTTGCAATGAATGCAGAAACTTATAAAGAACAGGTGTTTAAAATTTTGGATCCAGAAAAAACTGAGGTGCGTTTTAATTCAGAATGGTTTTCAAAACTTGATGCAGCACAAATGATTCAATTAGCGTCGTCTTATACGGTTGCGCGAATGTTGGAGCGTGATGATTTTAAGAAACGCTACCATTCTGAGCAGGCAATAGCGATTCATGAGTTTTTATATCCTTTAGTCCAAGGGTATGATTCTGTTGCATTGCAGGCAGATGTTGAATTAGGCGGCACAGATCAAAAATTTAATTTATTAATGGGGCGAGAATTACAAAAACAACATCAGCAACCTTTACAAATTATTATGACAATGCCATTGCTTGAAGGGTTAGATGGCGTTAAAAAAATGTCAAAATCTCTGGGAAACTATATTGGCATTAAAGAAGACCCTAACACGATGTTAGGGAAAATTATGTCGATTTCTGACGATTTGATGTGGCGCTATTTTGATTTATTAAGTTTTAAATCGAATCAAGAAATTGCCTCATTAAAAAACGAAGTCGCTGCTGGTAGAAACCCTATGGAAGCTAAATTTATTTTAGCGAAAGAAATTGTTGAGCGTTTTCATGACCAAGCTGCAGCGGAAGCAGCACATGCGGCATTTGTTAATCGATTTGCCCATGGAGTGTTGCCAGAGAATATTGAAGACAAAGTGATTGCTATCGTTGAAGATACAATTTCAATCAGCGTGCTATTAAAACAAGCAGGCTTAGTCGCTTCGACTTCTGATGCTATTCGTATGATTGATCAAGGCGCTGTAAAAATTAATGAACAGCGTGTTACAGATCCTAAAATGACAATAGCTAAAGGTTTTTCAGAAGTTGTCCAAGTAGGGAAAAGAAGAATATTAAAAATAACTATTACTTAACTTTAAGGAATACATTCCTGTGTTATACAAAAAAATAAATTTTTCTTTACTGATTGCTATGCTGGCAATTATTGTTTTATCTTGCCTGCATGCTTATGTGGCGCCTTTAGTTGGAGAAGAGACTCGCTATGCCACAGTTGCTTGGCGTATGTTTTTAGAGCATAACTGGTTTATACCTCAAATAGGTGGCTCAGCTTATTTGCATAAAACGCCACTATTATTTTGGTTTTTAAATCTAGGTTGGTGGATCAATGTAAGTTGGCCGTGGCAAGTAATTCTTCCAATTATTTTTGCGTTATTAACAGTTTATTACACACAAAAACTAGCAGAAGCACTTTTTCCTTATAAGCCAAGTATATTTTCTCTTGCTCCACTGATACTTGTTGCCATACCATTTTTTATTAACAACTTAGGTCTGCTGCGTTTTGACATGATGTTGACACTGTTCAATATTATGGCGTGTTATTATTTAACTCGGGCGACGTCTTCGCGCTCTCAATATTGGGCATTTGTATTGGCCAATGGTTTGGGTCTTCTTGCGAAAGGGCCAGTAATTTACATTTTTACTATACCTGAAGTGCTATTGTTTTGTGTTTATTTTAGCAGCAGGCCATTTCATGATGCGATAAAACTACTTGGCGGCGTAGCATTATCTGCAGGCGCATTTATTTTCTGGTGGGGTCCCATTATTTATGCAGGAAAGTCCTATTTAATTCACAAAATGCTTTTTGAACAAGTGGTAGCCCGTGCGACAGGATCACAAGGTGTTGTAAAGCCATTTTGGGATTATGCTCCCTTGTTACCTTGCATTTTTTTGCCGTGGATTTTATTTACGCCATTTCTACGTGCAGGCTCAAATTTTGAAGAAAGAGAAAATGATAAAAAAGCCGTTCGTTTTTTGATTCAAGCATTTGTTGTTTGTTTGATTATTTTTTCACTTATCAAAACAAAAGAGTCGCGTTATATATTGCCGACAATTCCTTTGATTGCAATTTTCATTGCTTACCGTCTAGATAAAATGACACGCATGTTTCGTCATCAACGTTATTCTATGAGCACATTTTTGATGGGGATTCTGCTGTGTTGTAGCGCCATTACTGTTTTTATCTTACTTAATTATTTCTCTCAAAAAATTCATATTTTTTATGCCGCTTATTTTCCCAATAGTGCGAGTTACATTTTATTTTTTGTTGGCCTGATGATGATGGTGGGCGCGCGTTTGTCAGTAAAAACACAAGTAACGTTTTTGATTTGGGTCAGTATTTGCGTCTCTGCTACGATTGATTTAGGCGCAACTTATGCGATATCAAAAACACAAGACCTCAATCCTGCAGTGAAATTCATTAATGGGCTGTTAGTGAAAAATATTCCAATTGTAAGTCGAGAGACTGAAGTATTTGACATGCAATTTTCAGGTCGATGGCCGACGTGGATTCTATTTATTAAAGACGAAAAAGGAATCAATGCTTGGGCTTTGACTCATCCGAATGGGTGGATTATCACATCAGAAAAAAAGACAGATATTAATCAGGCATATGCAGGATTCGTAGGAGGTTGTTTTGAACAAAGCTATCAGCATCTTAGGAGCATATTGAAAATATGTCCTGTTTCAAGTTTGCTTGTTGTTCCGCAAAATGAAGTAAATATTACGTAGATAGATAAAAATACCTGCGCCTTGACCAAGAATAAATACTGGATCACGGCGATGTATCGCATAAAGAAATAAGACTATCCCGCCAGCAAGGCTAAAGTACCAAAAAACATTTGGGACGATACTGCGCTTTATTTTTTCGCTTGCAAGCCATTGCAAAATGAAGCGCATAGAAAACAAAAGCTGCCCAAAAAATCCAATTAACAGCCAAAGATTTGATAAAGTGAAAAGATTGTTCATGAGTTTATTCTTCTATTTTAGGATTACATGGACGTCGCGCTAGCCATGCAACACCGAATAAATCGACGATACCCACGCGCAAGCGTCCCCAGGTATTGTATTTTGACTGACCATGTTGTCTGGCGGCGTGAAGTATTGGGACGTTGACAACATTATACCCACTTCTTTTATATAATGCAGGTAAAAAACGATGCATGTGGTTGAAGTGTGGAAGCTCAAGAAAAGTGCTTTTATGAAACAGTTTTAAGCCACAGCCAGTATCAGGGCAGTCATCTTTAAGTAATTTACGTCTGATGTTATTGGCTATTTTGGATGAAATTAATTTTATCCAAGGATCTTGTCGACCTTGACGATGTCCCGCAAACAGAGTTTTGCTTTTATTGCCTGAGCATTGGTGGTAAGCGTCAATTAGCTTTTTGATTTCACTTGGAGGGTTTTGGCCGTCACCATCCAGTGTGGCAATTAGCTCAAAACGCGCATGTTTCACACCAGTAAAAACGGAAGCACTTTGACCAGAGTTTTGAGTGTGCTTCAAATAAGTAAGTGCGGGGAAGGTTTGAGCTAAAATAGAACAGAACTGTCGAGTATTGTCGGTGCTGCAGTCATCGACAACAACAATTTCGAGGTTGCTCACGTCACTTAATGCTTGCGTAATACTTTCCACCAAGGTCTTGAGGTTGTCTTGCTCATTATAGGCGGGGATGATAACGCTGATTGATGACATAATGGCTCCAAAAATTGATTCCGGATGCTAACGCAGATGCTTGCTTAGATCAACCTGTATGGCTGTTTTTAGTTCATCTCCGTTTTTAATAAAATGCATGATTTTTTTGTGAGCAAATGGTTAATTATTTGAATATTTTCAAATCCGTAGATGACTTTGTATTGAATATATAGAGATAATTTTTTTACGGCTTCATGCCTACATACGCAAAGTATTTTCCATATTGAATAACGCAAA carries:
- a CDS encoding tyrosine--tRNA ligase → MNEQAAIELLKRGTEEIISEAELLERLKSGHFKKGGPLRVKAGFDPTAPDLHLGHTVLLNKLKHFQDLGHQVIFLIGDFTGMIGDPTGKNVTRKPLTREEVAMNAETYKEQVFKILDPEKTEVRFNSEWFSKLDAAQMIQLASSYTVARMLERDDFKKRYHSEQAIAIHEFLYPLVQGYDSVALQADVELGGTDQKFNLLMGRELQKQHQQPLQIIMTMPLLEGLDGVKKMSKSLGNYIGIKEDPNTMLGKIMSISDDLMWRYFDLLSFKSNQEIASLKNEVAAGRNPMEAKFILAKEIVERFHDQAAAEAAHAAFVNRFAHGVLPENIEDKVIAIVEDTISISVLLKQAGLVASTSDAIRMIDQGAVKINEQRVTDPKMTIAKGFSEVVQVGKRRILKITIT
- a CDS encoding glycosyltransferase family 39 protein; translated protein: MLYKKINFSLLIAMLAIIVLSCLHAYVAPLVGEETRYATVAWRMFLEHNWFIPQIGGSAYLHKTPLLFWFLNLGWWINVSWPWQVILPIIFALLTVYYTQKLAEALFPYKPSIFSLAPLILVAIPFFINNLGLLRFDMMLTLFNIMACYYLTRATSSRSQYWAFVLANGLGLLAKGPVIYIFTIPEVLLFCVYFSSRPFHDAIKLLGGVALSAGAFIFWWGPIIYAGKSYLIHKMLFEQVVARATGSQGVVKPFWDYAPLLPCIFLPWILFTPFLRAGSNFEERENDKKAVRFLIQAFVVCLIIFSLIKTKESRYILPTIPLIAIFIAYRLDKMTRMFRHQRYSMSTFLMGILLCCSAITVFILLNYFSQKIHIFYAAYFPNSASYILFFVGLMMMVGARLSVKTQVTFLIWVSICVSATIDLGATYAISKTQDLNPAVKFINGLLVKNIPIVSRETEVFDMQFSGRWPTWILFIKDEKGINAWALTHPNGWIITSEKKTDINQAYAGFVGGCFEQSYQHLRSILKICPVSSLLVVPQNEVNIT
- a CDS encoding lipid-A-disaccharide synthase N-terminal domain-containing protein; the encoded protein is MNNLFTLSNLWLLIGFFGQLLFSMRFILQWLASEKIKRSIVPNVFWYFSLAGGIVLFLYAIHRRDPVFILGQGAGIFIYLRNIYFILRNNKQT
- a CDS encoding glycosyltransferase family 2 protein, whose product is MSSISVIIPAYNEQDNLKTLVESITQALSDVSNLEIVVVDDCSTDNTRQFCSILAQTFPALTYLKHTQNSGQSASVFTGVKHARFELIATLDGDGQNPPSEIKKLIDAYHQCSGNKSKTLFAGHRQGRQDPWIKLISSKIANNIRRKLLKDDCPDTGCGLKLFHKSTFLELPHFNHMHRFLPALYKRSGYNVVNVPILHAARQHGQSKYNTWGRLRVGIVDLFGVAWLARRPCNPKIEE